A region from the Candidatus Zixiibacteriota bacterium genome encodes:
- the cas2 gene encoding CRISPR-associated endonuclease Cas2 codes for MAPNQRNLSGYRAVWLMSMFDLPVDSPKARHDYSRFRVGLLKQGFSMLQFSVYARYCDSDERAEVFRQRIKQMLPPAGEVRLVTVTDRQFARMQVFLGKKRAPTEKPPEQLMLF; via the coding sequence ATGGCTCCCAACCAGCGCAATCTGTCGGGGTACCGTGCCGTGTGGCTGATGTCGATGTTTGATCTCCCGGTGGACTCCCCCAAGGCCCGCCATGACTATTCACGGTTTCGAGTGGGGCTGCTCAAGCAGGGTTTCTCTATGCTTCAGTTCTCAGTCTATGCCCGTTATTGTGACAGCGACGAGCGAGCCGAGGTGTTCCGGCAGCGGATTAAACAGATGCTGCCCCCGGCCGGTGAGGTCAGACTGGTTACAGTTACCGACCGGCAGTTCGCCCGTATGCAGGTGTTTCTGGGGAAAAAACGGGCTCCAACCGAAAAACCGCCGGAGCAATTGATGCTTTTTTGA